The following proteins are co-located in the Microplitis demolitor isolate Queensland-Clemson2020A chromosome 5, iyMicDemo2.1a, whole genome shotgun sequence genome:
- the LOC103569662 gene encoding uncharacterized protein LOC103569662 has product MCCSVVCITPFTCCNIIVVQFFILLPYYLKVKAALPPGAEDEIILIEHLPGRRVHLQDFFWTGLEDAPPWIDPEQTLTYYETRTVHHTATVYVPGEGVGREKNPGSGTHDPGCISCIDPTPTLIDPDQEIGIFIGDDPDPKYWLLTVLQAGENVPPKVELRLARLYKAAFARQQQRHLGLLTTDPRLRRATNKRITQHNDSKLASGESMDTRPKNGSKITSTIASTIETTESIIENNNTDKIESVKKMKEIKISNDEIFKAINLNENKSTFEHNEQIKLKISTENLDKELLENIKSKVILNDDTLDVKLTETSFKNNKSDLFMEKIVESPQALRSNPEQFYEDYNEDDFKPNTNINTNLKTESHKLTLMNDTKSNTTNVDINDEKLVIVNNQSLVSSVQLNTSSLNNKTESYSSSSRLRTVGTGIVQVKMQNTTVQRDGSTKLIYSVHLGGKPVPAETAAKDMALLSSQEVALELGAPVIIQSEPYLKETKPLALSRKPEVWLLVGTAGATILLLTLIIIGIILIAKKKKVHSAVSVPPHQSILKKEAGYTASTPGLDNTGYTSETEGRTDGTSQRQTPGSFSRTPGTPITPNTIDDDIQELSSDEEETKEQMQNSWDIQEYATLQTNSRNGRKRITKMNAIETLDSPDSMETVVNCNERGESLENGYIHHLEETASPHSYLSMPPCKLFPSMRSVEPLSRILEPVVVRHLDMEFETPEMTRRENGFVNRKLGDESLGRTRSAVKDPGVVGPIVWDLRKQRAVEVENASTEMDVERQLPSSGPVGRARRRLHELLEDSFSLFTTKDIKNKEQNTVVSSHSNGILHDRVTMCLESKEKCTLVSPAASPMIHSKMRPRTSLPRDVLEESIPETGNTSIQTTRGAWGSRPMSAGPFHRPNLPEVNVTRVLADTHLAPDDPAVPLIAAIRKELEKFTPDKI; this is encoded by the exons ATGTGTTGCAGTGTCGTCTGCATTACACCGTTCACTTGTTGTAATATAATTgttgtacaattttttattctattgccgtattacttaaaagttaaagCCGCCCTGCCGCCTGGAGCTG aggaCGAAATAATCCTTATTGAACATCTTCCTGGACGACGAGTACACctacaagattttttttggacTGGTTTAGAAGACGCGCCACCATGGATAGATCCAGAACAAACACTTACATATTACGAAACCCGTACTGTACATCATACAGCAACAGTTTACGTTCCCGGAGAAGGTGTAGGTCGAGAAAAAAACCCTGGAAGTGGAACTCACGATCCCGGATGTATCTCGTGCATAGATCCCACTCCGACATTGATTGACCCTGACCAAGaaattggtatttttattggcGATGATCCAGATCCTAA atACTGGCTTCTAACAGTACTTCAAGCTGGTGAAAATGTACCGCCAAAAGTTGAATTAAGATTAGCTCGTTTGTACAAAGCTGCTTTTGCACGTCAACAGCAACGACATTTGGGACTTTTAACAACAGATCCACGTCTTCGAAGAGCTACCAATAAACGAATTACACAACATAATGATTCTAAATTAGCATCAGGAGAATCTATGGatact cgccCAAAAAATGGGTCAAAAATTACTTCGACAATTGCAAGTACAATAGAAACGACTGAGtcaataatagaaaataataatacagataaaattgaatctgtaaaaaaaatgaaggaaattaaaatttcaaatgatgaaatttttaaagcaatcaatttaaatgaaaataaatcaacTTTTGAACATAATGagcaaataaaactaaaaatttcaactgaaaatttagataaagaattattagaaaatattaaatcaaaagttattttaaatgacgATACTTTGGATGTTAAGTTAACTGAaacatcttttaaaaataataaatcggatttatttatggaaaaaatagTCGAGAGTCCACAAGCTTTAAGATCAAATCCAGAACAATTTTATGAAGATTACAATGAAGATGATTTTAAGCCAAATACTAATATTAATACGAATTTAAAGACTGAATCtcataaattaactttaatgAATGATACAAAATCAAACACAACAAATGTCgatattaatgatgaaaaattagttataGTTAATAATCAATCCTTAGTATCATCTGTCCAGTTGAATACATCtagcttaaataataaaacagaatCTTACTCATCAAGTTCAAGATTAAGGACCGTAGGTACTGGAATTGTTCAAGTTAAAATGCAAAATACGACAGTACAACGTGATGGATCAACAAAGTTAATTTATTCTGTTCATTTGGGTGGAAAACCTGTTCCTGCTGAAACTGCTGCCAAGGATATGGCACTTCTATCTTCTCAAGAAGTTGCTTTAGAGCTCGGTGCACCGGTTATCATTCAAAGTGaac cttaTTTGAAAGAAACTAAACCACTGGCACTTTCAAGAAAACCAGAAGTTTGGCTGTTAGTTGGCACCGCAGGAGCaactattttacttttaacattGATAATCATCgggattattttaattgctaaaaagaaaaaagttcatAGTGCAGTTTCTGTTCCTCCTCatcaaagtattttaaaaaaagaagctGGATACACAGCGTCAACTCCAGGATTAGACAATACTGGATATACATCAGAAACAGAAGGACGT ACGGATGGTACCAGTCAGCGACAGACACCAGGAAGTTTTTCTCGAACTCCAGGTACACCTATTACGCCCAACACTATTGACGACGATATACAAGAATTGTCGAGTGACGAGGAAGAAACTAAAGAGCAAATGCAAAATTCTTGGGATATACAAGAATATGCAACGTTACAAACAAATTCtag aaATGGAAGAAAACGAATAACAAAAATGAATGCTATTGAAACATTAGACAGTCCAGATTCGATGGAGACGGTAGTTAATTGTAATGAAAGAGGTGAATCACTAGAAAATGGTTATATTCATCACTTAGAAGAAACAGCTTCACCGCATTCTTATTTATCAATGCCGCCTTGCAAATTATTTCCAAGCATGAGAAGTGTTGAGCCGCTTTCTAGGATATTAGAACCAGTtgtg GTCAGACATTTAGACATGGAGTTTGAAACTCCTGAGATGACGAGACGGGAGAATGGCTTTGTTAATAGAAAGTTAGGAGATGAGTCACTAGGACGAACAAGGAGTGCTGTAAAGGATCCAGGAGTTGTTGGGCCAATTGTTTGGGATCTTAGAAAACAACGAGCGGTTGAAG TAGAAAACGCGAGTACAGAAATGGACGTAGAACGGCAACTTCCGTCGTCGGGTCCGGTCGGTCGAGCCAGGAGAAGACTTCACGAGCTTCTAGAGGATTCATTCAGTCTATTCACCACAAAGGacataaaaaacaaagaacAAAATACCGTAGTATCTTCGCATTCAAACGGAATTTTACACGATCGTGTTACGATGTGCTTGGAATCGAAAGAGAAATGTACACTCGTCAG tccGGCCGCAAGTCCAATGATACATTCGAAGATGCGTCCACGGACTTCTCTTCCGCGCGACGTACTCGAAGAATCAATACCGGAAACCGGAAACACAAGCATACAAACAACACGAGGGGCATGGGGATCGAGGCCAATGAGTGCGGGACCATTTCATCGCCCGAATTTACCAGAAGTAAACGTAACTCGCGTGCTCGCGGATACTCATCTAGCTCCGGATGATCCAGCAGTTCCACTCATTGCTGCTATTCGAaaagaattagaaaaatttaccccagataaaatttag
- the LOC103569651 gene encoding poly(U)-binding-splicing factor half pint-like, with translation MITMDPLNKNNSELSMKKECAEENTLDFLKELFSCLHQTGQVIAGPGAKYLNLPGTLGSTLPKVTSEQKDGIERAKKYAMKQSIKMVLMKQTLAHQQQQMASQRNQVQRQQALALMCRIYVGSISFELKEDAVREAFLPFGPIKSINMSWDPVIQKHKGFAFVEYEIPEAAQLSLEQMNGVMIGGRNIKVVGRPSNMPQAQSIIDNIIEESKHYNRIYISSIHRDIEEKDLKSVFEAFGPITQCTLFRGSLANREKNYAYIEYQTMQSAVEAISSMNLFDLGGVCLRVGIAITPPNVLMEPSSGTSMMPTAAAVAAATATAKIQAMDAVANNNAAFGLSKLSDSDSPILNHTLPDIHRSTLSPQTSMSSPTAATVAPVIPPPGIVIPQGLTRPPAVSQFSSGQPAVIPPPAVVAPTAVGTLVTPVASASIADITRRTQEQAHLKQQEELQKKLLEETELQTLQQQENLTIKGPSARHLVMQKLMRRVESRVIILRNMVTLESIDETLQEEIQDECSKFGEVRRVIIYNERQSEDDDAEVIVKIFVEFSQMSEAERARESLNGRYFDKRIIKCELYDQALFDYNDYSG, from the coding sequence ATGATTACAATGGATCCgttaaacaaaaacaattccgAGTTATCAATGAAGAAAGAATGTGCAGAAGAAAATACATTAGACTTTTTGAAAGAATTATTTAGTTGTCTTCATCAAACGGGTCAAGTGATTGCTGGTCCCGGTGCAAAATACCTTAATCTTCCTGGAACTCTTGGATCCACGTTACCAAAGGTAACATCTGAGCAAAAAGATGGAATCGAAAGAGCAAAAAAATACGCAATGAAACAAAGTATTAAGATGGTTTTAATGAAACAAACTTTGGCCCATCAGCAGCAGCAAATGGCTAGTCAACGAAATCAAGTGCAGCGACAACAAGCGCTTGCTCTTATGTGCAGAATTTACGTGGGAAGTATAAGCTTTGAACTTAAAGAAGATGCTGTTCGTGAAGCATTCTTGCCATTTGGGccaattaaatcaataaatatgtcATGGGATCCAGTTATTCAAAAACATAAAGGTTTTGCTTTTGTAGAGTATGAAATACCTGAAGCTGCCCAGTTATCACTTGAGCAAATGAATGGTGTAATGATTGGTGGCCGTAATATTAAAGTTGTTGGAAGACCATCAAATATGCCACAAGCTCAGTCAATAATTGACAACATAATTGAAGAAAGTAAACATTATAATCGTATTTATATATCATCGATTCATCGTGATATAGAAGAAAAAGATTTGAAATCAGTATTTGAGGCTTTTGGTCCAATAACACAGTGCACATTATTTAGAGGAAGTTTAGCAAatcgtgaaaaaaattatgcttaTATTGAGTATCAAACAATGCAGTCTGCAGTTGAAGCCATTTCTTCAATGAATCTTTTTGATCTTGGAGGAGTTTGTTTAAGAGTAGGAATAGCTATTACACCACCAAATGTACTGATGGAACCTTCAAGTGGTACAAGTATGATGCCAACAGCAGCTGCTGTAGCAGCAGCAACTGCCACTGCTAAAATTCAAGCGATGGATGCTGTTGCTAATAATAATGCTGCCTTTGGACTTTCAAAATTAAGTGATTCTGATTCTCcaattttaaatcatacaCTTCCTGATATTCATCGGTCCACTTTATCTCCACAAACGTCCATGTCATCTCCAACAGCAGCAACAGTAGCTCCAGTTATTCCTCCACCTGGAATAGTTATACCGCAAGGATTGACACGGCCACCAGCAGTTAGTCAATTCAGTTCTGGACAACCTGCTGTTATTCCTCCACCGGCAGTTGTAGCTCCTACGGCTGTTGGTACATTAGTTACGCCAGTAGCTAGTGCATCAATTGCTGATATTACTAGACGAACACAAGAGCAAGCTCATTTGAAACAACAAGAagagttacaaaaaaaattacttgaagaGACTGAACTACAGACATTACAGCAGCAAGAAAATTTGACAATAAAAGGCCCTAGTGCTCGACATTTAGTGATGCAAAAATTAATGCGCAGAGTTGAATCTCGTGTTATAATACTCAGAAATATGGTTACACTTGAAAGCATTGACGAGACTCTACAAGAAGAAATTCAAGATGAATGTTCGAAATTCGGAGAGGTCCGGcgagttattatttataatgagcGTCAATCTGAAGATGATGATGCTGAagttattgttaaaatattcGTTGAATTTTCACAAATGAGTGAAGCGGAACGTGCAAGAGAATCATTAAATGGTCGATACTTTGATAAACGGATTATTAAATGTGAACTTTATGATCAAGCTCTGTTTGATTATAATGATTATTCGGGTTAA